Proteins encoded within one genomic window of Eurosta solidaginis isolate ZX-2024a chromosome 1, ASM4086904v1, whole genome shotgun sequence:
- the LOC137243240 gene encoding putative nuclease HARBI1 isoform X1 codes for MSAPENYMIEFLLLDDQSELRARRQEEVVDEILDAVFTGSSSSEDSDTENEDHVKCENFEATLDAMNQKDFKMHMRLKRETVEYLIMRYSNYSPDPSSGERPPVTVKKSVYIYICYVSNTVTFRQLGNLFGVAQSAAWSVVQRLATFLVSIAGEHIKWPQGAYLHENAEQFREKKRIPGVIGAIDCTHIAIKGPNNCKEMYFNRKKAYSIVVQAVVDCNKKFIDVTCGEPGSLHDYRVLRRSKLFEDEEMFPNSHFIIGDSAYPSNKWIVSPFKDYGNLNDAQRKFNEILSSTRMVVENAFGLLKGRFRRLLMFTEQIDLKMITNIVVSVCVLHNICISFDDLYDMNEQSTDTLFTTEDEGDESGIDEALDRRQNLFNYLIQNHII; via the exons atgaGTGCTCCGGAAAACTATATG ATTGAATTTCTTCTCTTGGATGACCAGAGTGAATTGCGTGCCCGTAGGCAGGAAGAAGTTGTCGACGAAATCTTAGATGCTGTTTTCACAGGTTCCAGCTCCTCTGAGGACTCTGACACCGAAAATGAAGATCATGTAAAGTGCGAAAATTTCGAAGCGACTCTTGATGCGATGAATCAGAAAGATTTTAAGATGCACATGAGACTGAAACGTGAAACTGTGGAATACCTTATTA TGAGATATTCCAATTATTCCCCTGATCCATCTAGCGGTGAAAGGCCACCAGTTACGGTCAAAAagtctgtatatatatatatttgctacGTGAGCAACACAGTGACCTTCAGACAACTAGGTAATTTGTTTGGGGTGGCTCAGTCGGCAGCGTGGTCAGTAGTGCAGCGACTTGCTACTTTTTTGGTGTCCATAGCCGGTGAACACATAAAGTGGCCACAAGGGGCTTATTTGCATGAAAATGCAGAACAATTTCGTGAAAAGAAACGTATTCCGGGTGTAATTGGGGCAATCGATTGCACACACATTGCCATTAAGGGGCCAAATAATTGTAAGGAAATGTACTTTAATAGGAAGAAAGCATACAGCATAGTGGTTCAAGCCGTAGtcgattgtaacaaaaaatttattgatgTTACCTGTGGTGAACCAGGATCGCTTCACGATTATAGGGTACTAAGACGATCCAAACTCTTTGAAGACGAGGAAATGTTTCCCAACTCGCATTTCATCATAGGAGATTCCGCGTATCCTTCGAACAAGTGGATAGTATCACCGTTCAAAGACTATGGAAATTTAAATGATGCGCAAAGAAAGTTCAACGAAATACTTTCATCTACACGAATGGTAGTTGAAAACGCATTTGGTTTGTTGAAAGGCAGATTTCGGAGGCTTTTAATGTTTACAGAGCAAATTGACCTTAAGATGATAACTAACATAGTAGTCAGCGTATGCGTTTTGCATAACATTTGCATTTCTTTTGACGACTTGTATGACATGAACGAACAAAGTACAGACACCCTCTTCACTACTGAGGATGAAGGGGATGAATCCGGTATTGATGAAGCACTTGACAGGAGGCAAAACCTTTTCAATTATTTGATACAGAATCACATAATTTAA
- the LOC137243240 gene encoding uncharacterized protein isoform X3: MNQKDFKMHMRLKRETVEYLIMRYSNYSPDPSSGERPPVTVKKSVYIYICYVSNTVTFRQLGNLFGVAQSAAWSVVQRLATFLVSIAGEHIKWPQGAYLHENAEQFREKKRIPGVIGAIDCTHIAIKGPNNCKEMYFNRKKAYSIVVQAVVDCNKKFIDVTCGEPGSLHDYRVLRRSKLFEDEEMFPNSHFIIGDSAYPSNKWIVSPFKDYGNLNDAQRKFNEILSSTRMVVENAFGLLKGRFRRLLMFTEQIDLKMITNIVVSVCVLHNICISFDDLYDMNEQSTDTLFTTEDEGDESGIDEALDRRQNLFNYLIQNHII; encoded by the exons ATGAATCAGAAAGATTTTAAGATGCACATGAGACTGAAACGTGAAACTGTGGAATACCTTATTA TGAGATATTCCAATTATTCCCCTGATCCATCTAGCGGTGAAAGGCCACCAGTTACGGTCAAAAagtctgtatatatatatatttgctacGTGAGCAACACAGTGACCTTCAGACAACTAGGTAATTTGTTTGGGGTGGCTCAGTCGGCAGCGTGGTCAGTAGTGCAGCGACTTGCTACTTTTTTGGTGTCCATAGCCGGTGAACACATAAAGTGGCCACAAGGGGCTTATTTGCATGAAAATGCAGAACAATTTCGTGAAAAGAAACGTATTCCGGGTGTAATTGGGGCAATCGATTGCACACACATTGCCATTAAGGGGCCAAATAATTGTAAGGAAATGTACTTTAATAGGAAGAAAGCATACAGCATAGTGGTTCAAGCCGTAGtcgattgtaacaaaaaatttattgatgTTACCTGTGGTGAACCAGGATCGCTTCACGATTATAGGGTACTAAGACGATCCAAACTCTTTGAAGACGAGGAAATGTTTCCCAACTCGCATTTCATCATAGGAGATTCCGCGTATCCTTCGAACAAGTGGATAGTATCACCGTTCAAAGACTATGGAAATTTAAATGATGCGCAAAGAAAGTTCAACGAAATACTTTCATCTACACGAATGGTAGTTGAAAACGCATTTGGTTTGTTGAAAGGCAGATTTCGGAGGCTTTTAATGTTTACAGAGCAAATTGACCTTAAGATGATAACTAACATAGTAGTCAGCGTATGCGTTTTGCATAACATTTGCATTTCTTTTGACGACTTGTATGACATGAACGAACAAAGTACAGACACCCTCTTCACTACTGAGGATGAAGGGGATGAATCCGGTATTGATGAAGCACTTGACAGGAGGCAAAACCTTTTCAATTATTTGATACAGAATCACATAATTTAA
- the LOC137243240 gene encoding putative nuclease HARBI1 isoform X2 encodes MSAPENYMSELRARRQEEVVDEILDAVFTGSSSSEDSDTENEDHVKCENFEATLDAMNQKDFKMHMRLKRETVEYLIMRYSNYSPDPSSGERPPVTVKKSVYIYICYVSNTVTFRQLGNLFGVAQSAAWSVVQRLATFLVSIAGEHIKWPQGAYLHENAEQFREKKRIPGVIGAIDCTHIAIKGPNNCKEMYFNRKKAYSIVVQAVVDCNKKFIDVTCGEPGSLHDYRVLRRSKLFEDEEMFPNSHFIIGDSAYPSNKWIVSPFKDYGNLNDAQRKFNEILSSTRMVVENAFGLLKGRFRRLLMFTEQIDLKMITNIVVSVCVLHNICISFDDLYDMNEQSTDTLFTTEDEGDESGIDEALDRRQNLFNYLIQNHII; translated from the exons atgaGTGCTCCGGAAAACTATATG AGTGAATTGCGTGCCCGTAGGCAGGAAGAAGTTGTCGACGAAATCTTAGATGCTGTTTTCACAGGTTCCAGCTCCTCTGAGGACTCTGACACCGAAAATGAAGATCATGTAAAGTGCGAAAATTTCGAAGCGACTCTTGATGCGATGAATCAGAAAGATTTTAAGATGCACATGAGACTGAAACGTGAAACTGTGGAATACCTTATTA TGAGATATTCCAATTATTCCCCTGATCCATCTAGCGGTGAAAGGCCACCAGTTACGGTCAAAAagtctgtatatatatatatttgctacGTGAGCAACACAGTGACCTTCAGACAACTAGGTAATTTGTTTGGGGTGGCTCAGTCGGCAGCGTGGTCAGTAGTGCAGCGACTTGCTACTTTTTTGGTGTCCATAGCCGGTGAACACATAAAGTGGCCACAAGGGGCTTATTTGCATGAAAATGCAGAACAATTTCGTGAAAAGAAACGTATTCCGGGTGTAATTGGGGCAATCGATTGCACACACATTGCCATTAAGGGGCCAAATAATTGTAAGGAAATGTACTTTAATAGGAAGAAAGCATACAGCATAGTGGTTCAAGCCGTAGtcgattgtaacaaaaaatttattgatgTTACCTGTGGTGAACCAGGATCGCTTCACGATTATAGGGTACTAAGACGATCCAAACTCTTTGAAGACGAGGAAATGTTTCCCAACTCGCATTTCATCATAGGAGATTCCGCGTATCCTTCGAACAAGTGGATAGTATCACCGTTCAAAGACTATGGAAATTTAAATGATGCGCAAAGAAAGTTCAACGAAATACTTTCATCTACACGAATGGTAGTTGAAAACGCATTTGGTTTGTTGAAAGGCAGATTTCGGAGGCTTTTAATGTTTACAGAGCAAATTGACCTTAAGATGATAACTAACATAGTAGTCAGCGTATGCGTTTTGCATAACATTTGCATTTCTTTTGACGACTTGTATGACATGAACGAACAAAGTACAGACACCCTCTTCACTACTGAGGATGAAGGGGATGAATCCGGTATTGATGAAGCACTTGACAGGAGGCAAAACCTTTTCAATTATTTGATACAGAATCACATAATTTAA